From the Salmo salar unplaced genomic scaffold, Ssal_v3.1, whole genome shotgun sequence genome, the window cagagtCCGACatcactaacgctcttgtggctgaatggaagcaagtccccgcagcaatgttccaacatctagtggaaagcactCCCAAATGAGTGGgggcagcaaagaggggaccaactccatattaatgcccatgattttggaatgagatttctgacgagcaggtgtccacatacttttggtcctgTAGTGAATATCTGAGACAGCACAACAATCAGTATCAGAGCTATATGTTTAGGTATATAAACAAAATATCTGTCtaaatctctgactctgatcagTATGACTTCTCACCTGTCCTGGGGCAGTGTGATGGTGAACAGGGCGTGTGTGATACAGATGTATGATGATATGATGAAGACCATGGGGAAAAAGAGGACTAAACTGGGGTTGAGATAAGACATCACTATGTTAGGGACCACATCAGAACAGGGGGCCGCCAGACGGAACAGGGGACCGTGGTCACAGAAGTAGCTGTTGATCACCAGAGACCTACAATACAAAACATCTTCATTGTCCATATGTTACAGTGATCGACTGCTAATTTATTTTTCCAGCACCCGGTAACCGGTAACCTTTCGGCAACAGGTTCACCTCCTCAGCCACCTACCGACAGAAGGAGAGTCGGTTGATGAGGCACACAGCCAGCAACACCAGGAACACAGCAAACGCCCAGGCAGCACCCGTCAGCTGGAACATGGACCTGTAAGTCACCATCATATGGTACCTATATGGACAGTGGAAAGAAGTTGTTACCAAGGATTTTAGATGCAGTGTATTCATATATCAGGTTGAATTGTCAGTGAAAGCAGATACATTATTATCACACAAGGGGCAATTAAGAAAGCCTTTTGAATTGTATTTTATTGaattatttgatttgatgtactATCTCAAACCTGAGTGGGCAGCAGATGGCCACCAGTCTGTCGTAGGAGAGGATGGTGAGGTTGAAGGACTGCATgttgaggaagaggaagatgaagAAGAGGCTAGC encodes:
- the LOC106595428 gene encoding olfactory receptor 1361-like, with amino-acid sequence MKTTISPKYIAVFNLAFVDVCGSTALVPKLLETFLFSRQLISYNQCLASLFFIFLFLNMQSFNLTILSYDRLVAICCPLRYHMMVTYRSMFQLTGAAWAFAVFLVLLAVCLINRLSFCRSLVINSYFCDHGPLFRLAAPCSDVVPNIVMSYLNPSLVLFFPMVFIISSYICITHALFTITLPQDRVRALKTCTSHLILVAIFYLPINFTYFLHSIIPTNARIINLSLTSVLPPMLNPIIYVLKTEEFKESAKKLLSKRGAQRAVVSNQST